GGTGATTATACTCGGGCAGTGACAATTGACTTTAAGACTTTAATGGGCACTAAGCAATTTGATGATGACGGCAATCCGATTAAAGTCGGCGATCCTAATGTTTATAACTATACTAAAGCCTTAAAGGACGGAAAGATTAAAGTTATACTCAATGGTAAAGAAATTACTCTTAAAGATGGCGTTGATGGATTTGATGCAGCTAATGGTAAATATACTTATAATCGTAAGATTACTGTCACTGGTGAACCAGCAAAAGACGCTGACAAAAAGGATAAGGATGTAGTTACTGATAAAGAGTCCATTAGTGGTGTGGTTACAGTCAAGAATAATGTAGCTTCTTCAGTAGCTCAATTGTTCGATTCTAAAGGTCGCGCTATTATTGACCGCGCTTTACCAACGAATTCTAGCTGGAAAACTGATTATCGTGTGAAAATTAACGGCATCACTTACTATCGTGTTTCAACAGATGAATTTGTCAGAGCGGATCGCGTTAATTTCCTAGATAATGCTGCCGCAAAGATTAATGTGGGTACGATTAGTGGTAACCTTTCTAAAAGTTATATAAATAATATCTTTAAGGTTAATGGAATTGGTTTGACAGCTTTGTGGCGGATTTCTAATGATGGTCAGAGTATGATTGTTAAGGAAGATCGCTGGGTACCTCAAGATAGTCGTTGGTTTACTGATCAAAAAGTGGATCTGAATGGGGTTACCTTCTACCGGTTGTCAACTAATGAATGGATCAAAGCTAATAATGGTTATTTAGAAAAATAATAACAACTAATAAAAAGTAAATTTCTCCTGTGAGATGGAATTTGCTTTTTTATTTGGTCGTAATAGTTGAATTTATACTGTGGAGCCGTTAAGATTGATAGTAACTTGTCAGGAGGAATTATTTTGAAAAAAAAGGCACTAACATCAGCTTTGATTGCATTGCTTCTTTCTAGTACAACCGCAGCTGGTGGAGTTAACTTAGTTCAGGCGGCTGGTAATAATCATGCGCAATCTTTTGACTTTTCGTTGCCACTTGATAATCATCAACAATTTATTCAACAAATTGCGCCGGTAGCTAAAAATGCCGCTAAGCAGTACGGATTGTATCCGTCAGTGATGATGGCCCAAGCTATTTTAGAAAGTGACTGGGGTACTTCCAGCGCTAGTCAAGCTCCTAATTATAATTACTTTGGTATTAAGGGTGATTATAATGGATCTGCTGTGCAAATGGCGACGCAAGAATGGAGTCCTGAGAGCGATTATTATACTATCAATTCCAGTTTTCGCAGATATCCTAGTATGAAGGCTTCTTTTGTCGATAATGGTAACTTATTGCGGAGCGATTATTACTATAGTGGAGCTTGGCGAGAGAATGCCTCTACTTATCGTGACGCTACTGCATGGTTGCAAGGACGTTATGCAACAGACCCCGAATATGCCAACAAGTTGAATCAATTAATCAAGACTTATAATTTAACCCAATATGATGGGACTGCAGATAATACTGCACCTACAGCTGCAACCAATACAGCTAATAAGCAAACTGCCAAACTCAGTAGTGATCGAGGACGAATTAAATTGTATTCACCATTAGGTGTTGCTTTGCCAAGTAGTTCTTTAAAGCCAGGTGCTACCTGTACTTTTGGTGAAACTCGTTATATTAACGGTCAAAAGTTCTATCGAGTTTCCACTTATGAGTGGTTGAACGCAGATGATGTTGTATCCATTAACTAGATATTAAAATTTTGCATATTCACAAAAACTCACCAATCAACTTGATTGGTGAGTTTTTTAATTGGTTTTTACACTTTGCAGAACTTCACGATAAAGATTATCTTTGTCATGAGGTATAGCAAGCGAAAGCGTACCGCTGGAATTTTTAAAGGCATAGTAGACTTTCTGTTGATTGCTATCAAAGACTAGGGCGGTATTAACTTTTACAGTTCTAATACCTGCAGTATTTTTGATAGACAATGTTTTGGTTTTGATTTCTTGATAATGTAAGTGATACGAGTTAGCTTCTCCTGTATCACTGTTAAAAAAAGTAATGTGACCTTTACCTGTTTGATTGTTTAACTGCAGCTGCAAACCAGTACTCAGATTGTCGCGGTCATAATAAAATTTCCCCATGTTTAAAGCTTCCGTAGAAACAGAATATCGCCCAATAGTTGCAGTAGGCTGATATGAACGGGAGTCAGTGGCAGTTTTAGGTTTAGATTTTTGAGAAGTAGTTTTTCTTTTGGTTACAGTAGTTTCAGTAGGAGAATCATCTGAAGATTCCCAGTTATCTGAATTGCTGCTCCAGCTTTTAAGTCCAACAGCTAACCCGACAAGCAAGATAATAATGATAATTAGATAGGTTTTGCGCTTAGAGGTTGGATCTTCAACTTGGCGATGTTTGCCTTCCATAAATATCCTCCTTATAATTGCGTAGTTTAATTATAGCATTTTCTACATTTGAATTGAGTAATTGCTGCTGCTAAGCAATGACACCGCATTCATTAAATGGTAAAATAAAAATACATATTGTGATTTTTATTTTAATAATTAAGAGGTGCAGGGATGATTTTAAATACAGAAGGTCTTTCTCAAACAATTACTAAAGAACTGTTGCTGACAATGATTAAACACAAGCAGATTCCCATTTGTAATAACTTTCAATTTAGTAACCAAGTAATAGCTATGTATAATATTTCAACTACAGCCAATGCGACAATTGTCATCGATCAAAAGCAAGGAATGCTGATGACATCTCAGACTACACGACAATTATTAAATGACTTTAGTCATCAGAATATTTTTGATTTTCAGCAATCACGCATTATGGTGCAAAATAGCGGTCATCCGCATTTTTTACCGCTGGTTTTAGGTCGCGCAGTTTATTTGCCTTTAGCTGGGATTAGTCACGGTTCCGCTGATTGGGTAGGATTGCATTGGCAACAAGATTGTGTGCAAGATCGAAGTCAAGAATTAGCCTGTTTTACGACTGTGAATGACTTTATTTTGCAATTTCATTATACAGCCTATCGTAATCTAGAAGATGCCGTCCATCGTTCTTCCTACTACAGTGAATACTTATGTCGGATTCTACAATTGATTGTCCATTCTGCTGGTTCAAAGGTGCAAGGTTATCCAGCACTTGGAATTATGCGTCAATTTTCAACTTGTCAATGTTCTTTACATACTAAATTACCCCAAACTAATCAAGATGTGCGCCAATTTTTGCAATTATTTCAAGATTGGACTTTGCAACGAATTTATAATTTTCC
The nucleotide sequence above comes from Bombilactobacillus bombi. Encoded proteins:
- a CDS encoding glycoside hydrolase family 73 protein, encoding MKKKALTSALIALLLSSTTAAGGVNLVQAAGNNHAQSFDFSLPLDNHQQFIQQIAPVAKNAAKQYGLYPSVMMAQAILESDWGTSSASQAPNYNYFGIKGDYNGSAVQMATQEWSPESDYYTINSSFRRYPSMKASFVDNGNLLRSDYYYSGAWRENASTYRDATAWLQGRYATDPEYANKLNQLIKTYNLTQYDGTADNTAPTAATNTANKQTAKLSSDRGRIKLYSPLGVALPSSSLKPGATCTFGETRYINGQKFYRVSTYEWLNADDVVSIN